The segment TATGCTGCAGTAATATCTTTATTTATTGCATTTATATTAGGAATTTATTCTTCTAAGATTATTTCAAAACCTATTCTAAAAATAACAAGAGCAGCTAATGATATACGAAGAGGTAATTTAGATACTAAAGTTTTAATATCTAATAATATAACAGAACTACAAGAACTTTCAAAATCAATAAACCATCTTGCAGAATCTTTAAAAGAGCAGGAATCATTAAGAAAAAGATTAACTGCGGATATATCTCATGAACTAAGAACGCCTTTAACTATATTACAAAGTCACATTGAAGCAATAAGTGATGGTATTTGGGAACCTACACAAGAAAGATTAAATATTTGTAAAAGTGAAGTTGTTAGGTTAATTAAACTGGTAGAGCAATTAAAATATTTAACAGATATAGAGAAACATAGAATTACGCTAGAAATTAAAAAAATTAATTTATCTAAATTATTAAATGAAATAATAGAAAGTTATAAGTATCAATTTCAAAATAAAAATATTAAACTTAATAGTTTTGTAAAAGAAAATGTTTTTATAAATGCAGATAAAGATAAAGTAAGTCAAATAATTATTAATATACTTTCTAATGCTTTGAAATTTACAAATCCAGAAGGGCAAGTATATGTTGCTTTAGAAGAAAATGAAGAAAAGGTAAGTATAATTATTAAAGATACAGGTATAGGAATACCTAAAAAAGATATACCTTATATATTTGAGAGGTTTTATAGAAGTGATAAATCAAGAAGTAGAAAAACTGGTGGTACAGGTATTGGTTTAACTATAGCTAAAACACTTGTTGAAGCTCATAATGGAAGAATAGAAGTAGAAAGTGAATTAGGTAAAGGAAGTAAGTTTACTGTAATATTTTATAAGGATTTAAAATAGAAAAAGTAGTCTTACAATTTATGTTTTACTACACTTAGTGTGTAGGATTTGATACATGTATTAGAAGAATGAACTGATAATCTTTGTGATTATCAGTTTTTTTGATGACTTTATAAGGTGGATTTAATAGATTTATTAAATTTTAATTCTTGTTGGTATGAAAATTGCAAATAATATTATATATACTTCTTTATGAAGGAAGTGATGTTAATGATTTTATTTGCATATTTTGCTTTGGGTATAATTGTTTATTTTTTATCATCAATAGATAAAGAATATAAATTTAGTAAGCATAAAGCAAAATGTATATATTGTAAAAAGGAGGTTGAATATGAGTCGATTTACTGTCCCTATTGCAATGAAAAGCTCAAGAAAAGATGTGAAACTTGTGGTAGATTAATAGAGATTAATTGGCGATATTGCCCGTTTTGTAGAGATGATAAAAATAAAAACTATTAAAGAGGTGTTACTATGGATAAAGGAAAACATGGACAAGTCAAGCATTTATTTATAATGCTATTATCATGCTTAATACCAATTGGATTGATAATATTGTTAACCAATTTTGATAGAAGGCCAAATAATTATTATTGGCTTGTATTTTTATTATGTCCTTTAATGCATGTATTTATGATGATAAGAATGCACAAAAACGGTAATGAAGATCAATCTAATAATCAAGAAAATGAGAAAATAGAAGACATAGATTAAGATGACGGAAAGGAGATTCAAATGAATAGTTTAAGTCATAAAAATATATTATTAGAATTATTAGCAATTTTTTTCTTATCAATATCATTGTTTGTATATGAAATGTTAATTACAAGATTATTTTCAA is part of the Caloranaerobacter sp. TR13 genome and harbors:
- a CDS encoding HAMP domain-containing sensor histidine kinase is translated as MFRKLRTRLILIILGATFLSIILVSIITNITLFRKFDIYMKDELTNRVNEIIGLIKYTYSIDNKWTEKNLNNISKSPLINGFDIVIKDLDGNIIFTHYMESDMFEMHNEMMGKMGYDMMRKMDRFMMGGPMRTRNYVTKKYKIEVNGKDVAIAEIGYYGPFLVSKRELEFARGINNSIIYAAVISLFIAFILGIYSSKIISKPILKITRAANDIRRGNLDTKVLISNNITELQELSKSINHLAESLKEQESLRKRLTADISHELRTPLTILQSHIEAISDGIWEPTQERLNICKSEVVRLIKLVEQLKYLTDIEKHRITLEIKKINLSKLLNEIIESYKYQFQNKNIKLNSFVKENVFINADKDKVSQIIINILSNALKFTNPEGQVYVALEENEEKVSIIIKDTGIGIPKKDIPYIFERFYRSDKSRSRKTGGTGIGLTIAKTLVEAHNGRIEVESELGKGSKFTVIFYKDLK
- a CDS encoding DUF2933 domain-containing protein; its protein translation is MDKGKHGQVKHLFIMLLSCLIPIGLIILLTNFDRRPNNYYWLVFLLCPLMHVFMMIRMHKNGNEDQSNNQENEKIEDID
- a CDS encoding zinc ribbon domain-containing protein, with the translated sequence MILFAYFALGIIVYFLSSIDKEYKFSKHKAKCIYCKKEVEYESIYCPYCNEKLKKRCETCGRLIEINWRYCPFCRDDKNKNY